The nucleotide sequence GCGGGAACAGCTTGACGAGCGCGGAGACGGTTGAGGCggccatcaccaccacagaAGTTGTCCTTGTCGCCAGGGCACTCGATGTCACACTGGTCGATATCAACGCGGCTGGTGTTGTCGGcgtcaatctcatcaccacagTAGCAAGCACTAGAAAGGTCAGTAAGATGTAATAGTAGCAGATGGGTATGGAGGAGACTCACGTATCGTAAACACCGAAGTAGGCACGGCCAGTGCAGAGAGAAGCACAACGCTCGAGATCCATCTGATCGTTGGTCTCGGCAAGCTCGAAGGTGGGGAAGCCAGCGGAAGAACCGACACATCCGAAGAGGGTGAAGACACCGACGGAACCAGGGAAGCCAGCGGGGGAGGTAGCAGAGGCGGAAGCAGAAGCCTCGGTGCCAGTGGCAGTACCAGTAGGGACAACAGTCTCGCCCTCAGAGTTGGTAGTGGCACCCTCGGAGTTGGTACCGGTAGCAATGGCAGAGCCGGTCTGAGTACCAGTAGGGAAGACGGTCTCACCCTCAGAGTTGGTGGTGAAGCCAGCGCTGTTGGTCTCGATGGCAGTCTCAGATCCAGTAGGGATGACGGTCTCGCCCTCGGAGTTGGTGGTAGCACCCTCAGAGTTGGTACCAGTAGCGATAGCAGAGCCAGTCTCGGTGCCAGTGGGGATCACAGTCTCACCCTCAGAGTTGGTGGTAGCACCCTCGGAGTTGGTGCCAGTAGCGACCTCAGTGCCAGTCTCGGTACCAGTCTCGGTAGCAGCACCAGTGGGAAGACCAGTAGAACCACCATCAGTAGCATCAGCGACAGCGAGGTTGGAGACATCGAGTTGGACGGGGTCAGAACCGCAAGactggaggaactggatATCAGGCTTGTCGGAGTTGAGGGCAGTAGGGTTGCTGGATTGCTCGACAGCGGCGCCATTGGTGTCGGCGAGGGGCTCGGAGTAAACAGTCTCGCCATCGAGGGTGACATCGAGAGTGCAGCCCTCAAAAGCACGCTTGCGACTCTCGATGATTGCGGAGACACTGATGCTGAAGCGGAGCTGGATCTGAGCTCCAACCGAGAAGCGGGTAACTGCTGGATTGGCGCTGAACTGAGCAATACCGTTGGCTCCGGCAGACATGCGACTAAAGATATGGTCAGAAGTTGTCCTGGATCCAGGATGTAGAGGTATACTTACACGATAGTCTGGCCATTGGGTCCAGTCACGAAGCTTGAACCGCGGCCAAGAGTGGCAGAGCCAAGATCAACGGACTCAGAGGCAGGGCCGGAGGTGGAGCTGGGAGCTGCACTGGTGGTAGTGTCGATAGCGGTGGGGAGAGTGGTGCTGGACTCAAGAGCAGAtgtgctgctgttggtgaaCCTCTGGGCGAAAGCACCCGAGGCAACAGCCACGAGAAGACCTGAAGACAGACGCATAGTGAAACGAGTGACTATGGTTAAAGAAAGACTAAAGAacgaatgaatgaatgagtgagtgagtgatgatgaaaaaacaaaaacagaAAACGTCAAGATTGATGAGTATATATAGATAATGACCATTAGGGGGGATCCATTGTATACGACAATGGCATTTGGTGTTTTGTTTGGGTTAGTGGTGACAGTCTAGTCTAGAACTGCGTACCTTGCATTAGAGCATTCCTCTTTTGTTGGTTCACCGAGCATCCAATAGTAGCGACTAGTAAGTTAAGACATCTTCAGTGCCGATGTTCCGCCTATCACTGATCTCCCGCAGTGGGAAACATCCATAAAAAGCGTTCCTGGATCCAAGCTATTGGAATCCGAAGTATGCAAGGGAATGTCATTGAATAACGGGCACGGGTGGCGCTAACGTTGTAGCGTTGCCGTTCAACCACGAGCCCCTGGTCTACTCCCGATTGAGTGGCTAGAGTGGATTGATGACTGCCACGTTAATCTGCTAAAATTCAACTGTGGAATGCAACTATTGAGGGTTAGTCTGCATCTGTCACAAATGTTTCGCCCCAAAGCTTGACTAAAAGCTTGATCTGATCCATAAAGTGGATCGATGGTTGCAAAGGGAGGCTCAGCTACGCCATGTTCGGGGCTTTTGCTTGGCATGCCATTCATTATCCGGAAGAGATTGAGGCATTTTGTGTGAGTAAACAATTTTATTGTTGTGTGGGTTAATCAATGAATGACTCAAAATACGTTCCCGGCGATTTGTTGTTTTGCTAGCCAGGAGGGTTTGGTCCCAGAGATCGTATCATAACAGCGAGGAATTGTGGACCAGCCTGCCCAGAAAATGTTGATGAATCATGACTGAGACTTCCAAATGCTTCGTGTAACTGCGGCTATCTGACCGCGGCCGTTCCAGATCGGGTAGAAACCCACCATGATGAGAGTCTACCAGAGCCAGATCAGAGACACGACGATCCATGCGACGAACAACTGTAACATAACAATTAAAGACATGTCTAGGTGAAGCAAATGAGAGAAGGCAAAGGGGAAATGAACGACTGCAGGGTAGGATTTGAGAATAAATTACCTGTTTACTGAAGACGAATTTCGCTGCGTACATTGGCATTGGCCATGGTACCCAGTGACCGACAAATGTAGCGACAGTCCACCAGAGTGTATATTTAGTCCATCGACGTTGATTAGTGTCGTCAAAGACTTCATTTGATGCTGTCTCAGTTGTTATGACCTGTTCAGTACTCTTACTCTGTGAACTTTCCGACTCACTGGAGCTATCATCTGCTTCAACAGCCAATTTCTGTTCTTTGAACTGACTCCATTCTTAATTATCAGGCCGTATATACGTAAGAACCACGCTGTACAGCAACGGACTGAACAAAGATGCAACGGTGCCATACATCAGGGTAGGGTCCCACCTGTGGAAGCGACCGTTACTTCTCCGGAAAAGGCGAATGCGGAGCCGAGCCAGACTCCGAGCCCTGTTGCCATTCCCAGGAATGCGGAGCTAATAGCGGCGAGCTTATAGTCTGTTTGCGCCAAATTatggtgaagatgagcgGAATTACGCCGGGACACGTTAGAATTCCTGATAAACGGCTAGTAAACAATTGCAATTGAGTTTACGGGACGGGAGGTCTTGCCGAGCATGTAGAACTCCGATGTAATGGAACATTGCTGTAAAAGCAGCTGCTATGACACCAAAGAAGACGACTCCAATGTGTCCCCATCGGACGACTTCTTTGTTGGAAGCTTCTTGATTGAAGTAGACGCGGTATATGTCAAAGGTGAGAATGGAAGAGACGGCAAGAATTTGTGCTGACAAAGTTGAGGTGACGGCCATGAAAGTCATCAGCAGAACGGCAACGGCACCGCCCTTACCTGCGACTGCAACAGCCATGTAAGGCAAGGCGAGACCATTTGTAACCTCCGCACCTGTCATAAGCTATCGTCGGTCAGCTTCACGTCTCCAATCACGGTAGAGGGATCATTGCTTTGCTTACTCTTGGATAGGTCGGAACTTCGAGCCCGAGTGAAGCCATACCCACGACAGTACCGAGCGACCACGGGATGCTCAAGTAAGAAATACCGCCCAAAACATACCCTGGGACGACAGCATTCGGCGAAGCGGCAAATGCTTTGAGGAAATACCCAGTGTCCATCTGATTTTGTTAGACTTCGTGAGGAAACGGGAGAGGCTGACATACAACAACAGCGCCGAAGTTGGAGgcgagaaggatgatggcaAATTAGATGCCCTGTTGAGAAGTCATGGTAAGAAGGGAGCCGTCATAGTTGCCTTCAATAACGTGGCTAGACTGGGCGGCGACGACGAGATCGTAGAGATGTCCGATTGAACCGACCGATTCCGATGTTATCACCTTCGCAGTCAGCCAGCAGCTGAGAATGAGAACAGCAAAGGTATGGATGTAGTCGGTGAGGAAACTAGACCAGAGTCAGCAACTCCATTTGTCGCGATGGGCAGGTGTATTACGTTGCTTTGATGCCACCGACGAGCGTGTAGAGGACGACACCAAGAGGAAGCAAGAAGGTCGATGCCATGATATGCATCCTGGTTCTGGGCATTGTCAGTGGCCAACTCACCAATCACGAGCTGGAGGTGAAGACCTTACAGGAAAGAGATAGCCGCCGGTGCGCCCAGGATCATGTTTATGGTACTGAGTAGATTGTTCACGATGGCTAAGAATGTGAAGCTCAAATGCGCGACAGTTCCTACATGATTTAGCATGGCATGTTGACACTCGGAAACAGGAGCGACTCACCATATCTGATACGAATGACCTCCAGAATGGTGTGGGCTTCAGGGACCGGTCCCTTGCAGACGGTTCCAAGGTAGCCAAAGAAGACAATGACCGTTGAGCAGCCAGTGCCATACCAGAATGCACTGCTAATGCCGTAGCTGTATGTTACGAGGACGCAGCTCAACAGGGAGGTGCCCCAAAGCCATGACTGTAATATCATCAGTATGCCTGACGTTATAAGGAACGAGAGTGGCGTACCGCAACGACAGCAGACGCGACTAAGCCTGTTTGTACTGTTCTATTGGCAACCATGAAACTGCGATATTAGTGTTAGTATGTGTGAACTCAACAGGGTACCTAGGCTGCCTACGTTTCCACTTTGGAGCTGTCTTCGTTCAGCGTCTTTTTCAGGATCGcagtcaagctcatcatgccTGTGATCATGGTCAGCACTCCTCGGCTCCGACTTCACATCAGCAGTGGACCTACCGAAGGCGAATGCTTTCGACGCTGGCTTACTAGAGACACTTCAGAGATCCGAGCAACAGACATGGATCGGTTGTCCGGCAGACCTAATTTTCTTACTGCACGTCATGAATACACTACGTGCTGTACCAGATCGTTCTAGCCCGGCAGGCCAAACCGTCACTTCAATTCTTGATGGCTTGGACAGTTTCTCGCCGCGATCCTGGGCGCAAGACTTTCCAGATCCTCAGCATCATGAATCAAGATATCATCTCGCCCAAGCATACAAAGCGGCGGTCAGTATCTACGCGTCCCATGCCATCAGCAAAACACTTGGCCAGCCACCATTTCCTGATATTGAAATTTCAAGAATTACAGATCTTGGCATATTTCACAATTCTCAGATACCAGCAAGCGATTTCCATATCAAGAGCTTAGTATGGCCTGCTTTTCTTCTGGGTGCTGAAGTTCCAGACCTGCGTgtgagaagaagtcaagaacaTTATGCACAATATCTGGGTATCCTCATGCTGCTATAACATTGGGACCGCCACAAGGATACTGAAAAGAATATGGGAATGGGCACAAGATGGTAGCGAGGCTCAACAGACTTGACTGAGATTCATCTGGGAGCAAGATGCAAGCTGGTTGTTTCTATGAGGTGAAATGGAACCGTTAGCCAAGATCATGTTTCGTTAATCACAGTGCATTCCTAGGTGTCATGTTGGCCAaaaataattctttttataatagatcCATTTCAGATCCCATAACTCCTTCATACATAGGTCCTCAACGCCAGGCCCCCCTCCTAACTACCATGGTCCGTCTTAACCTGTCCCTTAGTTGACAGAAGCCTGGCTAAGGTTCTGGATGATGTTGCCGCCATCAAAGAGACCGTTAGCAGCCTTGGCGCGGCAAAGATCCTTTCCTCGCTCGATGACGTTGGCATCACACACCAAGTTTGCCTGAGCAACACAGCTCAGTCGGCCACCACCTGTGACTACTGTTAGCGATATACCATAAACACTCAATTCATTTCCGCTACTTACAGTTGTTACCACCAGGAACACAGCGACCGGCTTGGCCGTTAGAAGCAGTGCAAGCGTCCTGCTTCAAGCTGGTGTTGGCGACACAGCATTCACCACTGGGAACAGGTCGGCCGCCGTTCTGGCCATTCTGGCGGGTGATAAGAACAGCACTGCGAGGGGCGTTGCGCACACCCTCAGTGTCGACGATGCCGGCGGAGGCAACGGCAGCGAGGCCGAGAACAATGGCGGTGATGGAGAACTGCATTTTGGGTGATTGAAGAgagggtttttttttttggttggtTTCTGGGCGATTGattgtgatgaagaagaagtgggATGTGAAATGGATTAACCGACCAGCGGAAAAGAATTGAAAAGTAGTGATTAGATGAGATTGTTGAGTGAGTACTGAAGAT is from Fusarium musae strain F31 chromosome 4, whole genome shotgun sequence and encodes:
- a CDS encoding hypothetical protein (EggNog:ENOG41); the protein is MRLSSGLLVAVASGAFAQRFTNSSTSALESSTTLPTAIDTTTSAAPSSTSGPASESVDLGSATLGRGSSFVTGPNGQTIVRMSAGANGIAQFSANPAVTRFSVGAQIQLRFSISVSAIIESRKRAFEGCTLDVTLDGETVYSEPLADTNGAAVEQSSNPTALNSDKPDIQFLQSCGSDPVQLDVSNLAVADATDGGSTGLPTGAATETGTETGTEVATGTNSEGATTNSEGETVIPTGTETGSAIATGTNSEGATTNSEGETVIPTGSETAIETNSAGFTTNSEGETVFPTGTQTGSAIATGTNSEGATTNSEGETVVPTGTATGTEASASASATSPAGFPGSVGVFTLFGCVGSSAGFPTFELAETNDQMDLERCASLCTGRAYFGVYDTACYCGDEIDADNTSRVDIDQCDIECPGDKDNFCGGDGRLNRLRARQAVPAGRLLTVYASAIGAGATVTDSVTQTVTDETTITTTFTTAITGAETTTTATVTAVQICVNGKCYSQGSDRTVFIFIEVNGSDCDNEWVYITEECSCQGGKQYVPKFCSGGSCAGEIVYKTQECHDWWNHETFFVAADCGCKEETVIYKPWENSWGTPNNCKAELVPVCSGPKCPVVKVPTHGGYTHPFTNGTWTNGTAHCSGPHCPSPVPQCSGPHCPSPAPVCSGPSCPSTKVVTLVPQCSGASCPAKPTGSQETGVPCNGADCHVATATGSSPKPTGTVPAIVNGAGKQVVGAATLFAALFAALL
- a CDS encoding hypothetical protein (EggNog:ENOG41), whose product is MQFSITAIVLGLAAVASAGIVDTEGVRNAPRSAVLITRQNGQNGGRPVPSGECCVANTSLKQDACTASNGQAGRCVPGGNNLVTGGGRLSCVAQANLVCDANVIERGKDLCRAKAANGLFDGGNIIQNLSQASVN